One window from the genome of Chroococcidiopsis sp. TS-821 encodes:
- a CDS encoding sulfatase, translating into MSIRRPDIVLLVLDTQRSDRLSCYGYAKETSPNLDAFAASATLFRNAVSAAQWTVPSHASMFTGLYPSAHQVLQSYSVLPSHITTLAERLSANGYYTAGFCNNPLVGVINNGLRRGFYSFLNYSGLLTSRPNQAGYSPQLLDRYRQAFKRLLAGALNWVQDSFARSELLLAFSFTPLMVPLWQTALSFKGNTSKSLDDAAQLLINRRGLGDEQPIFTFINLMGTHMPYHPPRLYVERFAPHVLQDKAAQHYLQQFNSDIYGWLAPLADALDERQKMTLDGMYDAEVAHQDDQLGAFLQKLQENGALNNTLTIICSDHGEHLGEKHFVGHSISLYNELVRVPLIIRDSTGTFPRGAIREDVVSTRCLFHTVLAAAGLASEIEEPLSLAHSSASSDRQVFAEAIPPQNVVNLLYKRQPELVLSHACDQPRRAVWIGNHKLIETGGDRLELYDVRNDPQESLNLTDIFPESVEFLQECLQLFAANGEAITTLERAFSYDDPELQRRLRNLGYLED; encoded by the coding sequence ATGTCCATTCGACGCCCCGATATTGTTCTTTTAGTCCTCGATACTCAGCGGAGCGATCGCCTCTCGTGTTACGGGTATGCTAAAGAAACCTCTCCCAATTTAGACGCGTTTGCTGCCAGTGCAACTCTATTCAGAAATGCAGTTTCGGCAGCGCAATGGACAGTGCCTTCCCACGCTTCTATGTTTACGGGGTTGTATCCTTCGGCACATCAAGTCTTGCAATCCTATTCAGTACTGCCCAGTCATATTACAACTCTGGCAGAACGGTTGAGTGCTAATGGTTATTACACTGCTGGATTTTGTAACAATCCGCTGGTAGGGGTTATCAATAATGGCTTACGGCGAGGATTCTACAGCTTTTTGAACTACAGTGGCTTACTCACTTCACGACCCAATCAAGCTGGATATTCGCCACAACTGCTTGACCGTTACCGTCAGGCGTTTAAGCGGTTGCTAGCTGGAGCCTTAAACTGGGTACAAGATTCCTTTGCACGCTCGGAATTGCTGCTAGCATTTTCGTTTACACCCCTAATGGTGCCTCTGTGGCAAACAGCACTTAGCTTCAAAGGCAATACCTCAAAGTCACTAGATGATGCAGCGCAATTGTTGATTAATCGGCGAGGATTAGGTGACGAGCAGCCAATTTTTACGTTTATTAATCTCATGGGCACTCACATGCCTTACCATCCTCCACGCTTGTATGTTGAGCGGTTTGCGCCCCACGTGCTGCAAGACAAAGCAGCGCAGCATTATTTGCAACAATTTAATAGCGATATTTATGGTTGGTTAGCTCCCCTAGCAGATGCTCTAGATGAGCGGCAGAAAATGACATTAGATGGGATGTATGATGCCGAAGTTGCCCATCAAGATGACCAACTTGGCGCGTTCTTGCAGAAATTGCAGGAAAATGGGGCATTGAACAATACGTTGACGATCATCTGCTCCGACCATGGAGAACATTTAGGCGAAAAACACTTCGTTGGACATTCAATTTCACTCTACAACGAACTCGTGCGAGTGCCTCTAATTATCCGCGATTCCACCGGTACATTTCCTAGGGGAGCGATTCGTGAAGATGTCGTTTCAACCCGATGTTTGTTCCATACTGTATTGGCGGCTGCAGGGTTGGCAAGTGAAATAGAAGAACCGCTGTCGTTAGCGCATTCCTCTGCGAGTAGCGATCGCCAAGTGTTTGCCGAAGCCATTCCTCCACAAAATGTTGTGAATCTACTTTACAAACGCCAACCAGAGTTAGTGCTATCCCATGCTTGCGATCAACCCCGACGTGCGGTGTGGATTGGCAATCACAAGTTGATTGAAACAGGAGGCGACCGCCTGGAATTGTATGATGTTCGCAATGACCCGCAAGAAAGTTTGAATCTCACAGACATCTTTCCTGAAAGCGTTGAGTTTTTGCAGGAATGTTTGCAGCTATTTGCTGCGAATGGAGAAGCAATTACTACCTTGGAACGCGCTTTCAGTTACGACGACCCTGAATTGCAAAGAAGGTTACGCAATTTAGGCTATCTAGAAGACTAA